The nucleotide window TAAGATTAAGAAAAGGTATGATGAAAAATAAAGTTATTGGTTTTTTAATAAATTTTTTAAAATCATTTATTAAAAAAAAACGTAAAATAGTTTATCATAGCTTTCCAGATTTTACAGATAATAGCTTTGCAACATTTGTTTATGTATCAAATAATCTTCCAGAATATAAAAATATTTGGCTTGTAGATAGTTTAGAAAAAAAAGATTTTTTTTTAAAACTTATAGCAAATTACACAGCATCAGAAAATTATATTATTCTAAAAAAGAAATCTATCAAAGGTTTTTTTCATTATTTAACTGCTGAACTAGTTTTTCATACACATGGTTTATTTAATGAGTTTGGTTTAATTAAAGATCAAAGAAAAATTAATCTTTGGCATGGAATGCCAATTAAAAAAATTGGTTTTTATGAAAGTTTAGATAGTAAAGTTCCTTTTTCTAATGTGCATCTAGCTACATCAGAATTTTATCAGAAAATTTTAATGAAAGCTTTTGGAGCCAATAAAAAGCAGACTCAAATTATTGGGCAAACAAGAAATGATTTCCTTTTAGACAATAAAATAACTATTCATCATTTATTTAATGATGATAAAATTTATGAAAACACAATACTCTGGATGCCTACTTTCAGAAAATCTGTGGTTAGAGATTTAAGAACTGATGGTAGTATTGAAATAGATAAAGATTTTTTACGAAATGAATATTTAGTAAAATTAAATAAATTTTTAGTTGATTGTAATTCAATAATCTATGTTAAGTTACATCCTATGGACTATAGAGGTTTAGATGATTTTGATTTTTATACAAACATTAGGTTTTTAAGTAATAATACATTTGTAGAAAAGGGTATAAATATGTATTCTACTTTTAATTCATTTGATATTCTATTAACAGACTTTTCTTCTATCTATATAGATTTTCTTTTGTTAAACATACCTATTGGATTTGTTTTTTCAGATTTTGAAGAATTTAAAGATTCTAGAGGTTTCGTATTTGAAGACCCTTTAAAATACATGCCAGGTAAAATAATATCTAATGAAAACGAATTAGAAATATTTTTAACAGAAACTATTATCAATAAAATAGACACTTACACAGAAAAACGAACTGAAATAAAAAATCTGTTTCATAAATATACCAGTAATTTTAATGAGCATTTATTTAAAAATCTTTCAAAATATGAGTTTTAATGAATCTGATTAAAAACAAAGATTATCTAATAATCTTAAAAAACTTTTCTTTTTTAAGCCTTTTAAAATTTTTTAATATCGGCTTTAAATTTGTTTTAGTTGCATACTTAATTCGAGTTTTTGGCACTAAAATTTATGGCTTATTAACTTGGGCAGATTCAGTTATACAGTTTTTTTTAATATTTATTAATTTTGGGTTTAATGTATATGCAGCAAAGTATATTGTAGATAATAGAGGTGATATTCAAAAAATAAATGAAGTAGTTTCATCAATTTACATTATAAAATTCTTGCTATTTCTTTTCTCTTTTATAGTTTTATTTGGTATTTCTTTTTTTGATCCTTTTTCAGATAATATTCACTTATTGTACCTTTTATTGCTCCTAGGTCTTGGAGAAGTTTTTTTTCCCATTTGGTTTTATCAAGGTGTAGAAAAGTTAAAAACAGCTACTTTAATCATCTTTATTTCTAGACTGTTTGTAATAACATGCACTTTTATATTTGTTAAATCTCAAAATGATCTTTTAGTATATGTTTGGCTTTTAATAATTTCAAATATTATAATGGGTTTTTTGGGTTTACGTTCTTTAAAAGTAGATTATAATATTCAATTTTATTTAGTTTCAATAAATAAGATGTATCAATATTTTAAGGCAGCAATCATGTTTTTTTTAGGTAGGTTTTTGTCTTTGGTTTTTAATTATGGAACTATTTTTTTAATAGGTATTTATACATCTATGGATGACGTTTCTGGTTTTGACACTGCCTCTAAAATTGTGTTTATATGTGTAATACCTTTTGAAATGATTCAGCAAGCTGTTTTTCCAACAATATCTAGAACTTTAGATAAAAAATTATTGGTTAAGCTAATTGCTTTAAGCTTATTTTTTGGTTTAATTATGTATAGCATAATTAACTATTTTTCAGAAGAACTTATGGGTTTTTTAGGTGGAGATGAATTGGTGAAATACGCTTCAACTCTTAAAACACTTGCATTATTAATACCTTTAATTTCTTTAACCTATATACTAGGTACTTGTGCATTGGTTGCATTTGGTTTTTTTAAACAATACAACAATTCTTTAATTATCAGTTCTATACTATATATTGTTTTTGTATTGATTTTATATGTTCTTGATAAAATTACTTTCATGAATTTAATTTATTTACGAATTCTATCAGATTTTGTTTTAGTTTTTACAAGAGGATTTTACGTTGTTAAAAATAAAGTCTTAAGTTTATAATTGTTTATGAAGTTAAAATCTATTTTTTTTACATTTTTTATTGCTATTTACTTACCATTAATATTGTTGACTAAAATTCCGTTTTTAATAAAAACACTTTTTACTTTAAATTTTTTGGTTTTAGCAACATTAACTTATTACTATTTATTTAGAGATAAAAAATTTGCACCTATTCTCTCCTCTTATATAGTATTTAACTTTTTGTTCTTTCTTATAGCACCAATGTTACAAACACATAATGTTTATGATACAGAAAATTTAAATTTACCAACAAAATTAGTTTACAGAGATTATCTAATAATAAAAACAAATATTTTAGTATTACTTTTTAATATAGTTTTTTTTGTTTTTTACAGATATTTTAACGCAATAAAAAGTAAGGTAATAATTTATAAAAAAAATAAAAATTTACCATTTCATATTATTATTTTCTTCTTTATAAGCATCCTAATTTTTATTTTAAATTTTAAACATATACAATATGAATATTTAAATAGTAATTATTTTGATTTAGAAGGTACATCAAAATCTAGTTTATTAATTAAAGAAAAAATAATATTAATGTTTCCATTTATGGCTTTTATTATGGCTATTGGTTATTTAAGAAACAAGAAAAAAACTAAAAATTATTATTATATTTTATTTGTAACTATTTTATTATTGATATTGGTTTTACTTATAAAAAACCCATTAACAGAAAAAAGAAACGCATTAGGCCCAATATACATTACACTTATATTTCTAATTATACCAAGACTATTAAATACCAATTTTAAAATATTAGTATTTCTATTTATGTCTATGATAGTTGTTTTTCCTACAATATCATTAATTACTCATTCAGGTTATACTTTAAAACAGCTTATAAATAACCCAAATCTCTTTCTTAAAAAAGCGAATGAACATGGTATAACAAATACTTTTACATCATTAAATTATGATGCATTTATAAATTTTTCTGGCACTATTGAATATGCTGAAAAAAACTCTTTATCTTATGGTAAACAACTTTCTGGAGGATTGTTCTTTTTTGTGCCGAGAAAAATATGGGAGAATAAACCAATTTCTAGTGGAGAGTTTATAGGAAATTACCTTAGAGATACCTATGGTAATAAGTATAGCTTTACAAATTTATCTAATCCTTATGTTTCAGAAGGATATTTAAATTTTGGCATTTTAGGAGTAATAATGTTTGCAATTTTTTTAGCATTTTTTATGTCTAGGATGACAAATTGGGTTAATGGAGACAATCAGTTAAAAAAAGCAGCATCATTTTATGCAGCTATTCATTTAATCTTTTTCTTAAGAGGAGATTTTACAAACGGATTTGCATTCTTATTTGCAACTTTCATAGTGGTTTTATTGATTCCAAAAATTTACTTTTCACTTTTTAAAAGAGTTGATTATGAAAGTATTAAATAATATAACTCTTCTTTTAGTTTATTTAAACGCTAGTCTTTTAGTATTTCCAGATAAAATAAAGCCATATCTTATTTTTAGTTTATTCTTATCTATTGCTCTTCGTAAATTTAAATTAAAAACAAAACAAAAATACAATCATAAAAAACTATTTATAAGTATCGGTTTTTTTTGCATTTTAATTGTTAGTTGTTTTTTGTCTGAAAATAGTTATGTTGGATTCAAAAAATTAGAGTCTAGTGCCTCTCTAGTAGTTTTTCCATTAATTTTTTACCTTTTGGCAGGAGATAGCCAAATTCTTAACACTAAATCTTTTAATGTTATAAAGAAAATTATAGTTTTTACTACACTTTTCTTTTTAGTTTTTTCATTTAGTTATTTTTATATAACAGAGCCTTTTTACACTTTTAAAAGTACGTTAGTACATTATTCTAACTTAATAAATATCAGAAATACAGGATTTTTAATTCATCCAATTTACCTATCCATTTATACAGGAGTATCAATCATTTTTTGTTTAGATTTATTTTTAAAGGATAAAAGATATGTCTTTTTTGCTTTATCATTAATCTTATTGGTTTTTATGGGAATTTTAAATAAGAAAGGCCCAATTTTATCACTTGTCTTAGTTGGTGTTTTTTATGTTTTTAAAGAAAGATTGTATTTTAAAAAAAGCATTTATTTAATACCAGTTTTTTTACTTTTATTGGTTGCTATTGTTTTTCTGCCTAAGTATAAGGATGTAAATGGTTTTGTAGAACTTAAACATTTAATTGAGCAAAAAAGTAAAACAAGTTCATCTACTGGTATTAGATTACAAATTTATGATTGTGCAATACATAAAATAACAGAATCACCAATTTTAGGCTATGGAATAGGAGATGTAAATGATGTTTTAAACAATTGCTATTTAAACTCTAAAACATTACCAGTAGAAAAAAACTATAATACACACAATCAATATTTTAGCTTTTGGTTGTCTGCAGGTATTTTGGGGTTAACTGCATTTTTATTTTATTTATTTACTGTATTAAAAATAGCTAAAGAACAAAATTTCAAAATTTTTTATCTAATAAGCCTATTTTTTATATTAAATATGTTAACCGAAAATATTTTAGAAAGAGAAGATGGTGTTATCTTTTTTTCATTCCTTATTAATTTATATTTATTTAAAAATGATGTAATTGATGGTTAATATAATTCATGTATTAGAAGATTTTTCTTTATCAAGTGGAGGGTTAAGAACTGTTGTAAAAAAGTTGAATGAAAAACTTTTAGGAAATGGTTTAAATTCCAAAATAGTTTCAACAAGAAGTGAGGTAGAGGATGACATCATATTAGTTAATGGGGGTTCTATACCTTGGAGATATTCATCAAATTTAACTAAAGAATTAGATCAACTAAATAATAATAAAAAAATTGATTTAATACATATTCATGGTGTTTGGATGTACCCTCAATATGCCACAGCTAAATACGCTTTAAAAAATAATATACCTTATATCATAACTTGTCATGGAATGCTAGAACCTTGGTTATGGACAAAAGGAAAGTTTAAGAAAGAACAATATTTTAAGCATGTTGTTTACAAATATTTTGAAAGAGCAAATTATTTACATGCAATTACACCATTAGAAGCAAATGAGTTAAGTAAACTATTTCCAAAAAGTAAAATTAAAACTATTCCTAATTTAATTTCTCTAAATGCATCTGTTGTTGAAAACAACAATTTTAATGATAAATATATCTTATACTTAGGAAGGTTAGATGAAAAGAAAGGCATAGATATTTTAATAAATGCTTTTGCTAAATTAAATGATAAACAAATCAGATTAAAAATAGCTGGCGGATTTAATGACTATAAGAACGAATTAATTAAAATAGCTAAAGATTTAAATATCTTAGAAAGAATCGATTTTGTTGGTTTAGTAAAAGGATTAGAAAAAGAAAAACTTTATAAAGAAGCTTTTGTATTTGTGGCTCCTTCTCATTCAGAAGTTATTGGTATGGTTAATTTAGAGGCTGCCAAATACCATACACCAGTAATAACAACCTATCAAACTGGGTTATTAAAAGAATGGAATAATAATGGAGGTGTTTTAATTAACCTTTCAGAAAATAACCTTTATTCTGAATTGTCTAAAGCTGTAAACTGGTCTATAAAAGAAAGAAATTTAAGAGGACAAAAATTAAGAAATTTTATAGAAAAAGAATATTCTTGGAATACAAAAATTAAAGATTGGATTCATTTTTATAAAACTATAAAAAATGAAAAAAATTAGTTTTAGAAAGTGTTAGTTCATTTTTTAAATTATTATGTATTTTTGACTCTTATTTTTAATTATTAGATGCTAAATAAAAAGAAAATTCTTATAACTGGTGGTTCTGGTTTTATAGGTACCAACTTAGTAGAGTTTTACAAAAATACTTCTATAGTATTAAACCTCGACATTAAAAAACCCAGAAATCCAAATCATCAAGAATTTTGGAAAAAAATAGATATATTAAACCTTGATTCGTTAACAAATGCTATTTCAAACTTTCAGCCAGACTACATATTTCATATGGCTGCAAGAACAGATTTAGATGGTGTAAATTTAGATGATTATCAGGCAAATATAAAAGGAGTAGAAAATTTAATAATAGCCTTAAAAAGCATTGAAAATTTAAGAAAAGTTATTTTTGCTTCAAGTAGATTAGTTTGCGAAATTGGATATGAACCAAAAGACGAATTTGATTATAAACCTTCTACTGTTTATGGAGAAAGCAAAATTATAGGAGAAAAAATAGTTAGAGAATCTAAAATTTTAACTGATAATTGGATTATAGTTAGGCCAACTTCCTTGTGGGGTCCTTGGTTTGATATACCTTATAAAAACTTTTTTGACACCATAGAAAAAGGTCTTTATTTTCATCCAAAAAATAAGAAAATTTACAAGAAATTTGGCTTTGTTTTAAACTGTGTTTATGTTTTAGACAAGTTATTGAATAATGATAATTTAGATAAGAAAACAATTTATCTATCAGATTTTGAGGAATTAGAAGTAAAAGCTTGGGCCAACATAATTTCTCAGTATTATCATCAAAAAGATGTTAAAGAAATTCCCTTTTTTATTTTAAAATTTATTGCTAATATTGGTGATTCAGTTAAAAAATTAGGGGTAAAAAATCCTCCCTTAACAAAGTTTAGATTAAACAATCTAATAACAAATATGTATTTTAACACTAAAGAGGTGGAATCTGTAGTAGGTGAGTTACCTTATAATATAAATAAATCAACAGAAATTACTTATAAATGGTTAACAAGAAACAGCAATACCAAGATTTAAGTAAGTTTAATGTTCCTAAGGGTTTTCGAGGTAAATCTAAGTTCATTGTTCAAATTTGGTGGATAACCGAAAAAACTCTTTTTGCCATGTCTCCTCAGTTTTTTTATGGGTGGAGAAGGTTTTTGCTAAGATCTTTTGGAGCAAAAATTGGTAAAAATGTATTAATTAGATCTTCTGCTAAATTTACATATCCTTGGAAAGTTACAATAGGAGATAACACATGGATTGGTGAAGAAACTATACTATATAGTTTAGGAGAAATAAATATTGGGAACAATGTAGCTGTTGCACATGGTATTTATTTTAATACAGGTTTACATGATTATACAAAAACAGATTTTCCAATACTAAGTGATAAAATAATTATAGAGGATGAATGTTGGATAACTAATGATGTTTATATTGCACCAGGTGTAACTATAGGCAAAGGTTCAGTCATTGGCGCAAGAAGTAGTGTCTATAAAGATATACCTAGTGGTTGGGTTTGTTATGGTAACCCTGCTAAACCAGTAAAACAGAGAATTGAGAAAAAAGATAACAATAATAGGGATTAACTACTTTCCAGAAGATACTGCAATAGGCCTATATACAACTCAATTAGCGCAACATTTAGTACAGAATAATTTTGATGTTGATGTAATTACTGGTTTTCCATACTATCCTGCTTGGAGAATTAGTGAAGCATATAAATCAAAAAGTAGGTTTTATCAAGAAACAATTAACGGAGTTAATATTTATAGATACAAACAATATGTGCCTAAAAAACCAAGTTTCTTAAAAAGAATAATTCATTTAATAGATTTTTCTGTAGGTACTTTCTTCAATATTTTTAAAGTAAAAAATACAGATTTAGTTTTATGTGTTGTGCCATTCATTGGCTCAGTATTTATAGGTAAAATTTTAGCAAAATTAAGAGGTGCAAAATTATGGGTTCATGTTCAAGATTTTGAATTTGATGCTGCTACAGATTCCAATTTAGTTGGCAATAAAAATATTATTTTTCGAACCTTATTTTGGATAGAAAGAAAACTTTTAGGTTCTGCAAATTTTGTAAGTACAATTAGTGTTTCTATGATCAAAAAGTTGGAAAACAAGGTTCCCAATATTGATAATAAATTATTATCTAATTGGGTAGATGCAAACTTTATTCAACCTAATAATTATACAACTCATAAATACCTAAATTCATCAAAATTTAAAATTTTATACTCAGGTAATATTGGAGAAAAACAAGATTGGGATTTATTTATAAAATTTGCGAAAGAATTAGAACAAAAAGAAAATATTGAGATAATTGTTGTAGGGAATGGAAGTAAAAGAATTTGGTTAGAAGAATCTTTGCTAGATTTAGAAAATATTAGATTTTACAGTCCAGTTCCATACAATGAGCTCTCTAATTTATTGTGTAGTGCAGATTTGCATGTGTTATTTCAAAAAATAGACGTTATAGATACTGTAATGCCTTCTAAAATCTTGGCAATGATGTCTAGTTCAAAAACATCGTTAATTACAGGTAATATGCAATCAGAGGTTTCTTCTATCATCAAGAAATCAAAATCTGGGATGTATTTTGATTCACAAGACTGTAAACCACTTGTTGATTTTGTACTTAAATTAAAATCAAATAAGGAATTGCAGAAGGAATTTGGAAAGAGTGCTAGAGCATATGTAATAGAGAACTACAGTAAATCTCAAATATTAGAAGAGTTTAGGTTAGAGGCTTTAAAATTAATTGAAAGTTAAATTGACAACAAAAATTAAAAAATATTCTAGATTAATTAGACCTATAATTGTTGTTTTCGACATTATAATAATTACTAGTGTTCTATATTATTTTTCAGATCAAGGCTATTTAAATAGTGAGTTTCTAATTTACATTAATCTTGTTTGGCTTTTTATAGCCTATTTTACCAAATTTTATAATGTGTATAGATATACACATATTGCTAGGTTAGTAACCTATCTTCTCTCTCAATTTTCAATATTTATCTTGGCGTTTTTCGCCTATTTTTCAATATTTAGAGAAGGTGAAGTAATTAATGAGCAATTTAATATTATTCTATCTTTTACACTTTTAATCACCTTTTTTAAACTGTTCTTCTTTTTCATACTAAAATCATACAGATTAAGTGGAAAAAATTACAGGAATGTTATTGTTTTTGGTAGTTCAAAATCAGCAAAAAATGTAATTGATTTATTTAAAAGTAAGCAAGATTTAGGATATCGATTTTTTGGTTTTTTTGCAGATAAGAAAGATGTATCAGACAAATATTTAGGAGATATTAATGCAGGCTTGATTTACGCTTCTAAAGAACAAATAGATGAGGTTTATTGCGAATCAGATTCTATTACTAAACAAAAATTAAGAGTAATAAGGAATTACTGTAGCAAAAATAATGTGGATTTTAATTTAATTCCAGAAGAGAAAGATATTTATAGTAAAGACTTAAAGTTAACCCATTATGGAACGATTCCAATTTTAAAGCCTAAAAAACTTCCTTTTGAAAAGATTGAAACTCATATTTTAAAAAGATGTTTTGACATCTTTTTCTCACTTCTTGTTTGTGTTTTTCTGCTTTCTTGGTTGTTGCCAATTTTATGGATTGTTGTAAAACTAAATTCTAAAGGAAAATTTTTATTCAAGCAGTTGAGAGATGGTGCAGATGGTAATCAATTTTATTGTTATAAAATTAGATCTATGAAAGTTAATACGCTCGCAGACAAAATAGCAACAACCATAAATGATGATAGAATTACTTCTGTTGGAGCTTTTCTAAGAAAAACAAGCTTAGATGAATTACCTCAGTTTTTTAATGTACTTAAAGGTGATATGAGCATTGTTGGTCCTAGACCTCATATGAATGTTCAAACCAAAAAATATTTAGTAGAGATAGAGAATTATTTGTTTAGAAATTCTGTAAAACCAGGTATAACAGGTTTAGCACAAGTATATGGTTATAGAGGAGAAATTAAGAAAAAATCGGACATAGATCATAGAGTTAAGTTAGATGTATTTTATATTGAAAACTGGTCATTTTTTCTAGATATTAAAATTATAGGCCTAACAATTTTAAATGTTTTTAAAGGCCAAGACAAAGCGTATTAATATCATGAAAAAAGTAGAAATATCAGCATCTGTAGTCTTGTATCATGAAAACTTAGAAGAACTTTCTAATACCATTCAATGTTTTTTAAATGTTGATATTTCAAAGAAATTATATCTAATTGATAATACAGATGATGCAAGGTTTAAAGGTTTATTTACAAATGATGATATTATTTATATTCAAAATGGTAAAAACTTAGGTTTTGGAGCAGGTCATAATGTTATACTTAATCAGATTGAAAATGATTCTAAGTATCATTTAATCTTAAATCCAGATGTTAATTTCGAATCTAGAGTAATCATAAATTTAATTGATAAACTCAAAAAGCATGAAATGGTTTCTATGATTGCTCCTAAAGTATTATTTCCTGATGGTACTTTTCAAAATTCTTGTAGAAGATACCCAAGAATTATAGAGTTATTAGCAAGACGTTTTAACCTTTTACAATCCATTTTTAAAAAGAACATCAGCAAAGGTAAATACACAGATAAAGATTTAGATGCATCGTTTTTTGCTGAATACATAACAGGCTGTTTTCATTTATACAAAACAGATGATTTTGTAAAATTAGGTGGTTTTGATGAACGCTATTTCTTGTATATGGAAGATGTTGATATCTGTAAAAAAATTCAGAAGTTAGACAAGTTAAAACTATACTATCCTAAAGAAGAAATTAGGCATGTTTTAAAACAAGGTTCTTCTAAAAACAATAAACTCTTTTTTATTCACACATTTTCTGCAATTAAATATTTTTTAAAGTGGGGTTTTAGGTAGCCAATTTTATTTAAAATATATTTGCAATCCATAAATTAATTACCATGAATATTTTAATATTAGGTTCTGGAGGTAGAGAACACGCATTTACATTAAAACTAGTTGAAAGCTCAAAAGTAAATACAGTTTTTGTAGCACCAGGAAATGCTGGTACTGCTAAAATTGCAACAAATGTGGTTATTAGTCCTACTGATTTTGAAGCTATAAAAAGTACAGTTTTAGAGAATGAAATTAAGATGGTAGTTGTTGGCCCAGAAGCACCTTTAGTAAATGGTGTACATGATTTCTTTTTGGCAGATAATGAGTTAAAAGACATACCAGTTATAGGGCCTAAAAAAGATGGTGCTTTGCTAGAAGGGTCTAAAGATTTTTCTAAACAATTTATGGAAAAGCACAATGTACCAACTGCAAAGTACAAGTCTTTTAATAACAAAAACTTAGAAGAAGGTTATGCCTTTTTAGAAACGTTACAACCACCTTATGTTTTAAAAGCAGATGGTTTAGCTGCTGGTAAAGGTGTTTTAATTCTAAATTCTTTAGAAGAAGCCAAGTCTGAATTGAAAGAGATGGTTTCGAACCAGAAGTTTGGAGAGGCTTCATCAACAGTAGTTATAGAAGAGTTTTTAAAAGGAATAGAGTTATCTGTATTTGTTTTAACTGATGGCAAAAACTATAAAATTCTACCTTCAGCTAAAGATTATAAAAGAATTGGAGAAGGAGATGTTGGTTTAAACACTGGTGGAATGGGTGCAATATCACCTGTGCCTTTTGCTGATGAAGCATTCTTAAATAAGGTAGAAGAACTTGTTGTAAAACCTACTATTAATGGCCTTCAAAAAGAAAATATAGATTACAAAGGATTTATCTTTATTGGTTTAATGAATGATAATGGAAACCCTTCTGTAGTTGAATATAATGTAAGAATGGGTGACCCAGAGACAGAGGTTGTTTTACCGAGAATAGAATCAGATTTATTTGATTTATTTGATGGTGTTGCCAATCAAACTTTACATGAAAAATCTTTTTCAGTTACCAACCAAACAGCAACAACTGTAATGTTAGTCTCAGGAGGTTATCCTGAAGCTTATCAAAAAAATAAAGAGATTAGTGGTTTAGAAAATGTGGTAAACTCAACTGTATTTCATGCAGGAACTTCTTTAGATAATAATAAAGTTGTAACCAGTGGAGGTAGAGTAATGGCTATTACTTCTTTTGGTGATTCTATACAAGAAGCTTTAGATAAATCTTATGATAGTATCGAAAAAATTTCTTTTGATGATATGAATTATAGAAAAGATATTGGTTTCGATTTAATCTAGAAATTAACTCGCTTTTTCTAATGTAAAAGAAAACTCTGAGCCTTTACCAAAAGTACTTTTAAGTAAAATATTTTCATTGTGAGCTTCAACAATGTGCTTTACAATAGATAACCCTAATCCAGATCCTCCTTGTTCACGAGATCTACTTTGGTCTACTCTATAAAAGCGCTCAAATAAACGAGATATGTGTTCTTTTTTAATTCCTTCTCCATTATCAGTTACCTTAATAATAAACTTTTTATCTGAGTAACTTTCTACACCAACATAAGTTGTACCATTTGGATTACCATATTTAATGGAGTTTACAACTAAGTTAATTAAGACTTGCTCAATTTTTTCGATATCACCTTTAACAAAAACAGGAAACTCATAAACCTTATCAAACTTTAGAGATATATTGCGTTTTTTTGCCTTCATTTCGAATAAATCAAACACATTCTGAATAAGTTCAAGAATATTAAAAACTTCGATATCTAAATTGGTACCTTCATTTTCTAATTTGGCAATCATATCTAAATCCTTAATTACAGCTACTAATCGTTCAACACCTTTGTTAGCTCTATTAAGATATTTCATCCTAATTTCTTTGTCATTTACAGCACCTTCAAGAAGGGTTAAAATATAACCTTGCACCGTAAAAAGTGGTGTTTTTAATTCGTGAGCTACATTACCTAAAAAATCTCTTCTAAAAGAAT belongs to Polaribacter dokdonensis and includes:
- a CDS encoding exopolysaccharide biosynthesis polyprenyl glycosylphosphotransferase, which encodes MTTKIKKYSRLIRPIIVVFDIIIITSVLYYFSDQGYLNSEFLIYINLVWLFIAYFTKFYNVYRYTHIARLVTYLLSQFSIFILAFFAYFSIFREGEVINEQFNIILSFTLLITFFKLFFFFILKSYRLSGKNYRNVIVFGSSKSAKNVIDLFKSKQDLGYRFFGFFADKKDVSDKYLGDINAGLIYASKEQIDEVYCESDSITKQKLRVIRNYCSKNNVDFNLIPEEKDIYSKDLKLTHYGTIPILKPKKLPFEKIETHILKRCFDIFFSLLVCVFLLSWLLPILWIVVKLNSKGKFLFKQLRDGADGNQFYCYKIRSMKVNTLADKIATTINDDRITSVGAFLRKTSLDELPQFFNVLKGDMSIVGPRPHMNVQTKKYLVEIENYLFRNSVKPGITGLAQVYGYRGEIKKKSDIDHRVKLDVFYIENWSFFLDIKIIGLTILNVFKGQDKAY
- a CDS encoding WcaI family glycosyltransferase; its protein translation is MRKKITIIGINYFPEDTAIGLYTTQLAQHLVQNNFDVDVITGFPYYPAWRISEAYKSKSRFYQETINGVNIYRYKQYVPKKPSFLKRIIHLIDFSVGTFFNIFKVKNTDLVLCVVPFIGSVFIGKILAKLRGAKLWVHVQDFEFDAATDSNLVGNKNIIFRTLFWIERKLLGSANFVSTISVSMIKKLENKVPNIDNKLLSNWVDANFIQPNNYTTHKYLNSSKFKILYSGNIGEKQDWDLFIKFAKELEQKENIEIIVVGNGSKRIWLEESLLDLENIRFYSPVPYNELSNLLCSADLHVLFQKIDVIDTVMPSKILAMMSSSKTSLITGNMQSEVSSIIKKSKSGMYFDSQDCKPLVDFVLKLKSNKELQKEFGKSARAYVIENYSKSQILEEFRLEALKLIES
- the purD gene encoding phosphoribosylamine--glycine ligase, with the protein product MNILILGSGGREHAFTLKLVESSKVNTVFVAPGNAGTAKIATNVVISPTDFEAIKSTVLENEIKMVVVGPEAPLVNGVHDFFLADNELKDIPVIGPKKDGALLEGSKDFSKQFMEKHNVPTAKYKSFNNKNLEEGYAFLETLQPPYVLKADGLAAGKGVLILNSLEEAKSELKEMVSNQKFGEASSTVVIEEFLKGIELSVFVLTDGKNYKILPSAKDYKRIGEGDVGLNTGGMGAISPVPFADEAFLNKVEELVVKPTINGLQKENIDYKGFIFIGLMNDNGNPSVVEYNVRMGDPETEVVLPRIESDLFDLFDGVANQTLHEKSFSVTNQTATTVMLVSGGYPEAYQKNKEISGLENVVNSTVFHAGTSLDNNKVVTSGGRVMAITSFGDSIQEALDKSYDSIEKISFDDMNYRKDIGFDLI
- a CDS encoding sensor histidine kinase; its protein translation is MRIKKTYSYALSSAVYLTLLAVVISSISYFMISKNLGFGSIIISIIALFIISFFIIQYRAEHFIYRRLRKIYQEVSILNVNDLKRESATTDIDKLSKSMQKFVEGKRLEIKSLTERDSFRRDFLGNVAHELKTPLFTVQGYILTLLEGAVNDKEIRMKYLNRANKGVERLVAVIKDLDMIAKLENEGTNLDIEVFNILELIQNVFDLFEMKAKKRNISLKFDKVYEFPVFVKGDIEKIEQVLINLVVNSIKYGNPNGTTYVGVESYSDKKFIIKVTDNGEGIKKEHISRLFERFYRVDQSRSREQGGSGLGLSIVKHIVEAHNENILLKSTFGKGSEFSFTLEKAS
- a CDS encoding glycosyltransferase family 2 protein, which gives rise to MKKVEISASVVLYHENLEELSNTIQCFLNVDISKKLYLIDNTDDARFKGLFTNDDIIYIQNGKNLGFGAGHNVILNQIENDSKYHLILNPDVNFESRVIINLIDKLKKHEMVSMIAPKVLFPDGTFQNSCRRYPRIIELLARRFNLLQSIFKKNISKGKYTDKDLDASFFAEYITGCFHLYKTDDFVKLGGFDERYFLYMEDVDICKKIQKLDKLKLYYPKEEIRHVLKQGSSKNNKLFFIHTFSAIKYFLKWGFR